Proteins encoded together in one Candidatus Rokuibacteriota bacterium window:
- a CDS encoding site-specific integrase encodes MAVKRIRNHGRWTWQARVAYRGIRRAAFRATREEARDAEAEMLGELKASAAQVEQDGAQPATLRQLLEFYVADLTARGKGEETTVRAESTVAAITRLCPELLAKPVSALGDRDIFAFRLARAQEGKTIVETIAGEPQERLVPRAKPSTINRDLRTLRAALKKALPGHRFPEGAFFPEDETRVRWLRPDEELTVLATLASPFREIATLAALTLMRLSEIRLLQRADVHLEQGVILLPRAKAGARPVMLSEAARKLLALQLAGHESAWAFPGPEGRPYRRDRIGKVFRKAARASGLQDFHFHDLRHHGATMALNRGFTAPIVMALGGWKTERMMRRYAAVTDATLRAAAEAVSGSEPWQQARKYAPAQAGA; translated from the coding sequence ATGGCCGTCAAGCGAATCCGGAATCACGGCAGATGGACCTGGCAGGCCCGCGTGGCGTATCGCGGGATCCGAAGGGCCGCCTTTCGGGCGACGCGCGAGGAGGCCCGGGATGCGGAGGCCGAGATGCTCGGCGAGCTGAAGGCCAGCGCCGCCCAGGTCGAGCAGGACGGCGCCCAGCCGGCGACGTTGCGCCAGCTCCTCGAGTTCTACGTGGCCGACCTCACGGCCCGCGGCAAGGGCGAGGAGACGACGGTGCGGGCGGAGTCGACCGTCGCGGCGATCACGCGTCTTTGCCCCGAGCTGCTGGCGAAGCCGGTTAGCGCCCTCGGTGATCGCGACATCTTCGCCTTCCGGCTCGCGCGCGCCCAGGAGGGCAAGACGATCGTGGAGACGATCGCCGGCGAGCCCCAGGAGCGCCTGGTGCCACGGGCGAAGCCCAGCACGATCAACCGGGACCTTCGCACGCTACGCGCGGCGCTCAAGAAGGCGCTGCCCGGGCATCGGTTCCCCGAGGGCGCGTTCTTCCCGGAGGACGAGACGCGGGTCCGCTGGCTCCGGCCCGACGAGGAGCTCACGGTGCTGGCGACGCTGGCCTCCCCTTTCCGCGAGATCGCGACGCTGGCGGCGCTCACGCTCATGCGGCTCTCGGAGATCCGCCTTCTCCAGCGCGCCGACGTCCACCTCGAGCAAGGCGTGATCCTGCTCCCGCGCGCGAAGGCCGGCGCGCGCCCGGTGATGCTGAGCGAGGCGGCGCGGAAGCTCCTGGCCCTCCAGCTCGCCGGCCATGAGAGCGCGTGGGCCTTCCCGGGCCCGGAGGGACGCCCGTACCGGCGGGACCGGATCGGCAAGGTGTTCCGCAAGGCGGCCAGAGCCTCGGGCCTGCAGGACTTCCACTTCCACGATCTGCGCCACCACGGGGCCACCATGGCGCTCAACCGCGGCTTCACGGCGCCGATCGTGATGGCCCTCGGCGGCTGGAAGACGGAGCGGATGATGCGACGGTACGCGGCGGTCACGGACGCGACGCTCCGGGCCGCCGCGGAGGCCGTCAGTGGCAGCGAGCCGTGGCAGCAGGCGCGCAAGTACGCGCCAGCACAGGCCGGGGCGTGA